The DNA region AAGCGGCGGGCTACGTCACCGAGCTGCGGGTGCGCGATAACCAGCGCGTGAAAAAGGGCGATTTGCTGGTGGTCATCGATCCGCGCGACACCACCGCGCAGCGCGATCAGGCTCAGGCCCAGCTTGGCCTGGCTATCGCCCAGTTGCATCAGGCCCAGGCGCAGCTGGCGCTCTCAAAGGTGCAGTATCCCGCCCAGCGTGACGAAGCCAAAGCGCAGGTGCTGAAAGCGCAGGCCGATCTGGCGAACGCGCAGGCGGAGTACCGTCGCCAGCGCGGCGTCGACCCGCGCGCGACCACCCAGCAAAGTATTGATTCCGCGAACGCCCAGCTGCGTAGCGCCCAGGCGGGCCTTGCCAGCGCGCAGGCGCAGCTGGAAGTGGCGGAGCAGGTACAGCTGCAAATCCGCCAGCAGGAAACCAACGTTGAAGCGCGGGAGCGTCAGGTTGAGCAGGCAAAGGCACAGCTGGAAACGGCTAACCTGAACCTCTCTTACACCGAAGTCCGCGCCCCGTTCGACGGGTTTGTCACCAAACGCAACGTGCAGCCCGGCACGCTGGTGCAGGCGGGCACCGCGCTATTCTCGCTGGTTTCCACGAACGTGTGGGTAGTGGCGAACTTCAAAGAGTCCCAGCTCGAGCGCATGAAGCCCGGCGACAAGGTCACGGTGTCCGTCGACGCGTGGCCTGACATGGCGCTTGAGGGCCACGTTGACAGTATCCAGCAGGGCAGCGGCTCGCGCTTCTCTGCCTTCCCGGCAGAAAATGCCACCGGTAACTTCGTCAAAATTGTGCAGCGCGTGCCGGTGAAAATCGTCATTGATAAAGGACTCGATGCCAACAAACCGCTGCCGCTGGGGCTGTCGGTGGCGCCGAAGGTGACGGTCGAATGACGGATCACAGCCACGACAGCTGGAAACCCGCCAGCAATCCGTGGGCGGTGGCGATTGTCGTCACCCTGGCGGTGTTTATGGAAATTCTGGACACCACCATCGTCAACGTGGCGCTGCCCCACGTGGCGGGGTCGCTCTCGTCCAGCTATGACGAATCTACCTGGGTATTAACCAGCTATCTGGTGGCGAACGGCATCGTGCTGCCCATCTCGGCGTTTCTGAGCCGGGTGTTTGGCCGCAAGCAGTTCTTCCTGATCTGCATCGTGATGTTCACCGTCTGCTCGTTCCTCTGCGGCATCGCCACCGAGCTGTGGCAGATCATCCTGTTCCGCGTGATGCAGGGCTTTTTTGGCGGCGGACTGCAGCCCACGCAGCAGTCGGTGCTGCTCGACTACTTCAAGCCCGAAGACAGGGGCAAAGCGTTCGGGCTTTCTTCCATCGCCATTATCGTTGCGCCGGTGCTTGGCCCGACGCTGGGCGGCTGGATCACCGACAACTACTCCTGGCGCTGGGTGTTCTTTATCAACATTCCGGTGGGGATTGTCACGGTGCTGGCGATCTATCAGCTGCTGGAGGATCCGCCTTGGGAGAGCAAGTCAAAAGAGAAGCTGAGCATCGACTGGACGGGGATCGGCCTGATCGCCCTGGGGCTGGGCTGCCTGCAGGTGATGCTTGACCGGGGGGAAGATGAGGACTGGTTTAACTCGAACTTTACCCGCACGTTCGCGGTATTAACGCTGATCGGCATTATCGGCGCGATTTACTGGCTGATGTATGCCAAAAAGCCGGTGGTGGATCTGCACTGCATGAAGGACCGCAACTTCGCTATCTCCAGCCTGCTGATGGCAGGAATGGCGATGATCCTGTACGGCAGCTCGGTGGTGATCCCGCAGCTGGCGCAGCAGGATCTGGGCTACACGGCGACGTGGTCAGGGCTGGTGCTGTCGCCCGGCGCGGTGCTGATCGTGCTGACCATCCCGCTGGTATTGAAGCTGATGCCGGTGGTGCAGACGCGCTGGATCATTGCCTTTGGCTTTACCTGCCTCGCGGTGTCGTTCTTCTGGTCGCGCACGCTGACGCCGGATATCGATTTCGAAACGCTGGTGCTGTTCCGCAGCGCCCAGTCGATCGGGCTGGGGTTCCTGTTTGTGCCCCTTACCACCATTGCCTTTATTTCGATCCCGAGACGGCTTAATGCCGATGCGGCGGCGCTGTTCACCATGTTCCGCAACGTCGCGGGTTCGATTGGGATTTCGCTCTCGACGGCGGCCATCACCGAACGATCCCAGGCGCACAGCGCGCATCTGGCGTACCACGCCTCGCCGTTTAACGAGCAGTTCCAGCTGGCGATACGCGAAAGCGCGCAGGCGATCCAGAACTTCACCACCCAGGTGGGTGACCCCACCGGCATCGCCACCGGACGCCTGTACCAGACCATGATCGAGCAGTCCCGTTTTCTGGCCTACATCGACGTCTTCACCATCCTGAGCGTCGTGGCCCTGTTGCTGATTCCGTTTTGTTTGTTGCTCTCGCCGGTTAAGAGCGAGGGGAGTGCAGGAGCACATTGATGATACACAGACGTTTACACCCCCTGATGATAATGCTGCTGCTGGCGGGCTGCGCCGTTGGGCCGGACTACCAGCAGCCCGCACCACCTTCCGTCACGCACTGGAACGATAAGGGCGACAGCGCGGTGAAATCGCAAACGTCCTCCGCCGCGACCAACCCGCGCTGGTGGAAGACCTTCGGCTCGCCGCAGCTCGATAGCCTCGTTGAACGGGCTATTGCCGGAAACCTGACCCTGCAGCAGACGGTGCTGCGCATCGCCGGGGCGCGCGAGCAGATTAACCAGGCAGGCGGGGCGTTTTACCCGTCGGTAAACGGCAATCTGCAGGCGACGCGCCAGCAGCTCGGCCTGGAAGGGGAGCTGAAATCCCACGGCGTATACGACCAGGTGGATAGCATCGATCCCAACCTGAAGGGCGCGCTGGGGCCGCTAACGCAGCCGATTAACCTCTACCAGGGCAGCTTCGACGCCCAGTGGGAGATCGACCTGTGGGGCAAGGTGCGCCGTCAGGTGGAAGCCGCCGAAGCGCAGCAGAAAGCCGCTATCGAGCAGCGCAACGACGCGCTGGTGTCGCTGGAGGCGGAAGTGGCGCGCGCGTGGCTCCAGCTGCGCGGGGCGCAGAGCGTTATCGCCACGCTGAACACCCAGATTAAAAGCGCCCAGCAGACGCTGGATCTGACCGAAAGCCGCCAGCGGGGCGGGCTGTCGCCGCAGATGGACGTGGAAAACGCCCGGGCGCAGTTAGGCAACCTTGAAGCACAGCTGCCGCAGTACCAGGCGCAGGAGCGGCAGGCGATGAATGGCCTGGCGATCCTGCTCGGCAAGCCGCCGGGGGCGCTGGATGCGGAACTACAGCGCGTGCAGCCGATGCCCGCGCTGCCGGATATCGTGCAGACCGGCATTCCGTCGACGCTGGCGCGACGCCGTCCGGACGTGCGCGAAGCCGAGGCGAACCTGCATGCCGCCACGGCGCAAATCGGCGTTTCGGTGGCCGAGCTGTTCCCGAGCTTTACCCTCTCCGGGCAGTTTGGCCTGCGCAACAGCGAAACCAACTGGCTGACCGACTGGAGCAGCCACTTCTACAGCTTCGGCCCGCAGGTCTCCATCCCCATTTTCCAGGGCGGTCGGCTGGTCTCCAGCGTCAAGGTGGCGCGCGCGCAGCAGGGGGCGGCGGTGCTGGACTATCGTCAGACGGTGCTCACCGCGCTTGGCGATGTCGAAAATGCGCTGGTGAGCTATCGCACCGACCAGCAGCGTGAAGCGGGGCTGGCGAAAACCATCGACGCGCTGCAAAACGCCTTCGATCTGGCGAGCGACAGCTACCGGCAGGGGATCGCCAGCTTTATCGACGTGCTGGACGCCCAGCGTCAGCTGGCCCAGGCCCAGCAGCAGCGCGCGCAGGCGCAGGTGCAAAGCGCGCTCGATCTGGTGGCGCTCTACAAGGCGCTCGGCGGCGGCTGGGAGCCGTATCAGCAGGTGCAGTTACCGGACTACAGCGTCTTTGGCGACGCCCCGCGCGGATAACTATTCAGAGGATTGGGCAAGAAACGGACAGGAACGCCACATTCGCGATGGCCGCGGGGCGGGTATAACTATCGGGTACCCCTTAAACGACATGCGAGGATTATCTTATGCGTTATCAAAAACTGGGCAATACCGGTCTGTTCGTTTCTGAACTGTGCCTCGGCACCATGACCTTCGGTGGCGAAGGCGGCATGTGGGGCAAGATTGGCCAGCTCCAGCAGAGCGAAGCAGAACAGCTGGTGGGCCGCGCGCTGGATGCCGGGATCAACTTTATCGATACCGCGGACGTGTACTCGGAAGGGCGTTCGGAGGAGATCACCGGTCAGGCGCTGAAGAACCTGAAGATCCCCCGCGAGAACGTGGTGGTCGCCACCAAAGTGTTCGGCGAAACGGGGATGGCAGGGGTGAACTCGCGCGGCAGCTCGCGCTATCACATTATCAGCAGCGTGAAGGAGAGCCTGCGCCGCCTGCAGCTCGATCATATCGATCTCTACCAGCTGCACGGCTTCGACCCGGCCACGCCGATTGAAGAGACGCTGTACGCGCTGGATAACCTGGTGCAGCACGGCCACGTGCGCTATATCGGCGTGTCGAACTGGGCGGCGTGGCAGATTGCCAAAGCGCTGGGCATTTCCGAGCGGCTCGGGCTGGCGCGCTTCGCCTCGCTGCAGGCGTATTACACCATCGCCGGGCGCGATCTGGAACGCGAGCTGGTGCCGATGATGCAGAGCGAAGGCGTCGGGCTGATGGTCTGGAGCCCGCTGGCGGGCGGCCTGCTGAGCGGGAAATATGGCCGCGACGGCCAAAGCGAAGCCGGTGGTCGCCGTCTGGAGTTTGACTTCCCACCGGTGAACAAAGATCGCGCCTTCGACTGCGTGGACGTGATGCGCACGATTGCCGAAAGCAAGGGCGTCTCCGTCGCGCAAATCGCGCTGGCGTGGCTGCTGCATCAAAAAGCGGTGACCAGCGTGATTGTTGGCGCGAAGCGCGTTGAGCAGCTGGATGACAATATCGCCGCAACCGGGATCCGCTTAAGCGAAGACGAGCTTAAACAGCTTGATGCCGTCAGCGCGCTGCCGCGGGAATATCCGGGCTGGATGCTGGAGCGGCAGGGGGAGTATCGTCGTAACCAGCTTGCACAGCAATAACCGTCCTCTCCCCGGTGGCGCTTCGCATACCGGGGCTACTTTCCTTAGGCATTATTTCAATCCATCTCACAAAAAACGATCCTCCCCTTTGATCAACTTTTCATCTTCGCCTATATGACTAGTCATGAAATATTAAATGACTAGTCATATAGGGAGAGAGCATGAATACATCGCTACCGGCCAATTTTTTATGGGGTAACTCGGTCTCCAGCATGCAGACGGAAGGGGCGTGGAACGAGGGCGGGAAGGGCATGTCGGTCTACGACATCCGTGAAGCCGGGGAGAATATTTCCGACTGGAAAGTGGCGACCGACTCCTACCACCGCTATCGGGAAGATTTCGACCTGATGCAGGACCTGGGCATGAACTGCTACCGTTTCCAGATTTCCTGGAGCCGCGTCTGCCCGCAGGGAGACGGTGATTTTAACGATGAAGGCATCGCGTTTTACGACCGCTTTATCGACGACCTGATCGCCCGCGGCATTGAGCCGATGATCTGCCTGTACCACTTCGATATGCCGCTGGCGCTGGCGCAGGAGTACAACGGCTTCAACGACCGCCGCGTGATGGACGCCTTTATCCGCTACGGCAAGAAGATGATCGACTGCTTTGGCGACCGCGTGAAGTACTGGCTGACCTTCAACGAGCAGAACATCTTCCATATGCCGGAAGCCTTCCGCATTTCCGGCTATATGAAAGGCGATAAAACCCTGCGCGAGCTGTACGAGCTGCAGCATCACACGATGGTGGCGCACATGGCGCTCACCGAATACCTGCACCAGACCAGACCCGGCCAGCTGATGGGCGGCATGCTGGCGCACCAGCTGATCTACCCGGCCACCTGCAAACCGCGCGATATCTTCTGCGCCCAGCAGTATGACGAATTCCTCAACCAGAACCTGCTGCGCGTCTTCGCCGGGCAGGGCTACAGCCCGGCGGTGATGGCGGTGGTGGAGCAGGAAGGGTTTGGCGATATCTACCGCGCCGAGGATTTAGCCCTGCTGGCGCGAACTAAAAACGACTATATGGCCTTCAGCTACTACGCCAGCAAAACGCTGGACAGCGACGCCATCCCGGAAGGCACGCCGGTAAATTATTACCTGCTGCACGGCGAGAAAAACAACCCATACCTGAAGGCCACCGAGTGGAACTGGCAGATTGACCCGCTCGGCTTTCGCACCATCATCACCCGCTACGCCAACGACTGGCGGATGCCGGTCTTCCCGATCGAAAACGGCATTGGGGTGATTGAGTCCTGGGACGGCGTGAACCCGATTGAGGACACCTACCGCATCGACTACCACCGGGCGCATATCGAGGCGATGAAAGCGGCGATGTTCGAGGACGGGGCAGAGGTCATTGGCTACCTCGGCTGGGGGTTAATCGACATTCTCAGCTCCCAGGGCGACATGCGTAAGCGCTACGGCGTGGTCTACGTCAACCGTGAAAACCACGACCTGAAAGACCTCAGGCGCGTGCCGAAGAAGAGCTACGCGTGGTTAAAACAGGTTATCCATACCAACGGACGCGAGATGTAAGCCGTACGCTGCCGGGCCGTTTTTGTGACTGATTGATGGGAACTCTCCGCTATGTCTGAAACAAAAATCACACCGCATATGCAGTCCTTTGTCGATAAATTTGTCGAGTTCTCGGCGCGCCTGGCAAACCAGGTGCACCTGCGCTCCCTGCGCGACGCCTTCGCCACGGTGATGCCCATTTTCATCCTCGCCGGCCTGGCGGTGCTGGTGAACAACGTGGTGTTTCCGTGGATTTTTCACGGCGATGCGCTGGCACACTTCAAAGTGTGGGGCGAGGCGATTATCAACGGCACGCTGAACATCGCCGCGCTGCTGCTGGCGCCGATGATCGCCTGGTCGCTGGCGCGCAACAAAGATTTCGACAATCCGGTCTCGGCAGTGGTTATCGCCGTGAGCAGCTTCATCATCATGATGCCGATGCGCCTGCAGATTACGCCCGTCGGCAGCGAGGCTGCGGTCAGCGTGACCCAGGTGCTGACCTTCGCCAACATCGGCTCGACCGGGATATTCGCCGGGGTGCTGATCGGGCTGCTCTCAACGGAGGTCTTTATCGCCATCTCGCGCCTGAAGGCGCTGCACATTTCGCTTGGGGAAAACGTGCCCCCGGCGGTGAGCAAATCCTTCACCGCGCTGATCCCGACCATCCTCACGCTCTCCCTGTTCGCGGTGCTGGCGGCGATACTGGCAAACGTGCTGCACACGGATCTGATCCATCTCATTACCACCTTTATCCAGCAGCCGCTGCGGCTGATCAACACCAGCCTGCCGGGGACGATTTTCATCTACAGCTTCGGTAACTTCCTGTTCACGCTCGGGATTCACCAGTCGGTGGTCAACAGCGTGGTGCTGGAGCCGTTCCTGCTGATCAACACCAACGAGAACATGCTGGCCTTCGCCAACGGCCAGCCCATCCCGCACATCATCAACAACATCTTCGTGCCGACCTTTGGCATGGTGGGCGGAACGGGCAGCACGATCTCGCTGCTGATCGCCATCTTTATCTTCTCCCGGCAAAAATCGGCGAAGCAGGTGGCGCGCCTGTCGCTGGCGCCCGGATTATTCAACATCAACGAGCCGGTGATTTTTGGCCTGCCGATCGTGTTTAACCTGCCGCTGATGATCCCGTTCGTGCTGCTGCCCGCTATAGGCATCTACTTCGCCTGGCTCTGCACCACGCTGGGGTTAATGTCGCGCTGCGTGGTGATGATCCCGTGGACCACGCCGCCGATTCTCAGCGCCTGGCTGGCCACGGCAGGGGACTGGCGGGCGGTGGTGGTGCAGTTGGCAATCATCGTATTTGGTGTATTCTTCTACCTGCCTTTCCTCAAAATTGCCGAGCGAGTGGCCTTGAAAAACAGCGGGATAGAAAACTAACAGAAAGGAAGGACGATGGCGGCGAAGTACATCACCATAGCGCGGGAAATCAAGAAACGCATTATCAGCCAGCAGTACGCCGCCAACGAACCGCTGCCGGACCAGTTTGCGCTGGCGGCGGAGTTCAGCACCAGCCGGATGACCATCCAGCAGGCGATGCGCCAGCTGATCGTCGAAGGGCTGGTCTATACCCGCCAGGGGCAGGGCACGTTCATCCGCAAAAACTTCCTTCAGCTTTCCCAGTGGGATCTCTCCGGCAGCGACTATTTTGGCGCCACCAAAACATGGGAACATCTGGGCACGGTCACGAGTCGGGTGGTGCATTTCGAGCTGCGCTTCCCGAACGAAAAGGAGCAGGCTTCGCTGATGGTAAACGCCGATGCGCCTGTCTATGACTTCATTCGACTGCGCTTGCTGAACGGCGAACCGATGTCGCTGGATTCCACCGTGATGCCGATGAATCTGGTGCCGGGCCTGACGAAAACTCATCTTGAAGGATCTGTGTTCCAGTACGTGCAGGAGACGCTGGGGCTGAAAATTATGGGATCGTACCGGGTGGTGAGGGCGCTCAAGCCTAATGCGCTGGACAGGGAACATCTGGTCTGTGAGGAAACCGATCCCGTACTGGAAGTGGAGCAGGTGATTTATCTCGAGGACGGTACGCCGCTGGAGTATGCCCACTGCCACTATCGATACGACCACGGCGGGATCGTGATCGTGAATAACGGGTAAAAAAAAGCGGGCATCGACGCCCGCTTTTTTAATGCGCGTGATTAGTTCAAGCGCACCGGCATACCGGAGCGGTTCTGCACGGCCTGGTCAACAATGGTCGTTTCCACGTCTGGCTGAGAGGTCACCGCCTGCACCGCGCTGTTCAGCGTCACAGGAACAACTTCGTTGTTGTTGATCTGGTCTTCGCTGGTGGACAGCGGGTTGTGCACTTCGATGTAGCGGCTGCCGTCTGGCTCAGAGGTCGCTTTCACCGGTTCGTTGATGAACTGCACGCGCGTACCGACCGGTACGTTTTCGAACAGGAACTTGATGTCGTCGTTACGCAGACGCACGCAGCCGTGGCTCACGCGCAGGCCGATACCGAAGTTGGCGTTGGTGCCGTGAATAGCGTACAGACGACCAATGTACAGCGCGTACAGGCCCATCGGGTTATCCGGGCCCGCTGGCACAACGGCCGGCAGCGGTTCGCCCGCAGCGATGTATTCCGCGTGCATTTTGGCGGTCGGCGTCCAGGTTGGGCCCGCTTTCTTACGCTCAACTTTGGTGGTCCAGTTCATTGGGGTGTCTTTACCCAGCTGGCCGATACCGATTGGCAGCACGATCACGGTGTTGGTGCCTTTCGGGTAGTAATACAGACGCATTTCGGCGCTGTTAATTACGATACCTTCGTGAACGGTATCCGGCAGGATCAGCTGCTGAGGGATATTCAGCACGGTACCCGCTTTTGGCAGATACGGGTCAACGCCCGGGTTCGCTTCCAGCATGTTAGACAGGCCCAGCTGGTACTGCGCCGCGAAGTACTCCAGCGGCTGAGAGTTACCTTCAGGAACCGTCACCACCTGGTTTTGACCCACCAGACGGCTACCGTCTGTTGGCAGGGGATACGTCACCGCAGACGCGGTCTTACAAAAACCTACTACGGCTAACGCCGCCGCAAAAAGCGTTGTTAATTTCATGTTCATGTTGTGCGAGGTATCTAAGCCATTCTGGCGATGAGTTGATAAGTCTGAATCTGTGATGGGAGCGCATTATATGTGCATTCCCGCTCACTGGGAATTCAGATGTGTACGAAATCACATTTTTTTCGATTTTGTTAAAGTTTAGTGGATTGCCGCAACACGGGATCTCAATTCGGAATTGTGGCATAATGCCGTGTTTATCACACTTTTCGCAGGAATCTCCCCGTGTTAGTTACCAGCAACGTCACTATGCAGTTTGGCAGTAAGCCGCTGTTCGAAAACATTTCCGTCAAATTTGGCGGCGGCAACCGTTACGGCCTGATTGGTGCCAACGGTAGCGGAAAATCCACCTTTATGAAGATCCTCGGCGGTGACCTGGAGCCGACGCTCGGCAACGTATCGCTCGACCCTAACGAGCG from Enterobacter chengduensis includes:
- a CDS encoding glycoside hydrolase family 1 protein, whose translation is MNTSLPANFLWGNSVSSMQTEGAWNEGGKGMSVYDIREAGENISDWKVATDSYHRYREDFDLMQDLGMNCYRFQISWSRVCPQGDGDFNDEGIAFYDRFIDDLIARGIEPMICLYHFDMPLALAQEYNGFNDRRVMDAFIRYGKKMIDCFGDRVKYWLTFNEQNIFHMPEAFRISGYMKGDKTLRELYELQHHTMVAHMALTEYLHQTRPGQLMGGMLAHQLIYPATCKPRDIFCAQQYDEFLNQNLLRVFAGQGYSPAVMAVVEQEGFGDIYRAEDLALLARTKNDYMAFSYYASKTLDSDAIPEGTPVNYYLLHGEKNNPYLKATEWNWQIDPLGFRTIITRYANDWRMPVFPIENGIGVIESWDGVNPIEDTYRIDYHRAHIEAMKAAMFEDGAEVIGYLGWGLIDILSSQGDMRKRYGVVYVNRENHDLKDLRRVPKKSYAWLKQVIHTNGREM
- the ldtB gene encoding L,D-transpeptidase, whose product is MNMKLTTLFAAALAVVGFCKTASAVTYPLPTDGSRLVGQNQVVTVPEGNSQPLEYFAAQYQLGLSNMLEANPGVDPYLPKAGTVLNIPQQLILPDTVHEGIVINSAEMRLYYYPKGTNTVIVLPIGIGQLGKDTPMNWTTKVERKKAGPTWTPTAKMHAEYIAAGEPLPAVVPAGPDNPMGLYALYIGRLYAIHGTNANFGIGLRVSHGCVRLRNDDIKFLFENVPVGTRVQFINEPVKATSEPDGSRYIEVHNPLSTSEDQINNNEVVPVTLNSAVQAVTSQPDVETTIVDQAVQNRSGMPVRLN
- a CDS encoding HlyD family secretion protein, which gives rise to MAEDQNPPADEQDKNNNERKRPGKKPLIILGIVVVVMVVVALVWWLLTRNQETTDDAFTDGDVVTIAPKAAGYVTELRVRDNQRVKKGDLLVVIDPRDTTAQRDQAQAQLGLAIAQLHQAQAQLALSKVQYPAQRDEAKAQVLKAQADLANAQAEYRRQRGVDPRATTQQSIDSANAQLRSAQAGLASAQAQLEVAEQVQLQIRQQETNVEARERQVEQAKAQLETANLNLSYTEVRAPFDGFVTKRNVQPGTLVQAGTALFSLVSTNVWVVANFKESQLERMKPGDKVTVSVDAWPDMALEGHVDSIQQGSGSRFSAFPAENATGNFVKIVQRVPVKIVIDKGLDANKPLPLGLSVAPKVTVE
- a CDS encoding efflux transporter outer membrane subunit; protein product: MIHRRLHPLMIMLLLAGCAVGPDYQQPAPPSVTHWNDKGDSAVKSQTSSAATNPRWWKTFGSPQLDSLVERAIAGNLTLQQTVLRIAGAREQINQAGGAFYPSVNGNLQATRQQLGLEGELKSHGVYDQVDSIDPNLKGALGPLTQPINLYQGSFDAQWEIDLWGKVRRQVEAAEAQQKAAIEQRNDALVSLEAEVARAWLQLRGAQSVIATLNTQIKSAQQTLDLTESRQRGGLSPQMDVENARAQLGNLEAQLPQYQAQERQAMNGLAILLGKPPGALDAELQRVQPMPALPDIVQTGIPSTLARRRPDVREAEANLHAATAQIGVSVAELFPSFTLSGQFGLRNSETNWLTDWSSHFYSFGPQVSIPIFQGGRLVSSVKVARAQQGAAVLDYRQTVLTALGDVENALVSYRTDQQREAGLAKTIDALQNAFDLASDSYRQGIASFIDVLDAQRQLAQAQQQRAQAQVQSALDLVALYKALGGGWEPYQQVQLPDYSVFGDAPRG
- a CDS encoding PTS sugar transporter subunit IIC; this translates as MSETKITPHMQSFVDKFVEFSARLANQVHLRSLRDAFATVMPIFILAGLAVLVNNVVFPWIFHGDALAHFKVWGEAIINGTLNIAALLLAPMIAWSLARNKDFDNPVSAVVIAVSSFIIMMPMRLQITPVGSEAAVSVTQVLTFANIGSTGIFAGVLIGLLSTEVFIAISRLKALHISLGENVPPAVSKSFTALIPTILTLSLFAVLAAILANVLHTDLIHLITTFIQQPLRLINTSLPGTIFIYSFGNFLFTLGIHQSVVNSVVLEPFLLINTNENMLAFANGQPIPHIINNIFVPTFGMVGGTGSTISLLIAIFIFSRQKSAKQVARLSLAPGLFNINEPVIFGLPIVFNLPLMIPFVLLPAIGIYFAWLCTTLGLMSRCVVMIPWTTPPILSAWLATAGDWRAVVVQLAIIVFGVFFYLPFLKIAERVALKNSGIEN
- a CDS encoding GntR family transcriptional regulator: MAAKYITIAREIKKRIISQQYAANEPLPDQFALAAEFSTSRMTIQQAMRQLIVEGLVYTRQGQGTFIRKNFLQLSQWDLSGSDYFGATKTWEHLGTVTSRVVHFELRFPNEKEQASLMVNADAPVYDFIRLRLLNGEPMSLDSTVMPMNLVPGLTKTHLEGSVFQYVQETLGLKIMGSYRVVRALKPNALDREHLVCEETDPVLEVEQVIYLEDGTPLEYAHCHYRYDHGGIVIVNNG
- a CDS encoding DHA2 family efflux MFS transporter permease subunit; this encodes MTDHSHDSWKPASNPWAVAIVVTLAVFMEILDTTIVNVALPHVAGSLSSSYDESTWVLTSYLVANGIVLPISAFLSRVFGRKQFFLICIVMFTVCSFLCGIATELWQIILFRVMQGFFGGGLQPTQQSVLLDYFKPEDRGKAFGLSSIAIIVAPVLGPTLGGWITDNYSWRWVFFINIPVGIVTVLAIYQLLEDPPWESKSKEKLSIDWTGIGLIALGLGCLQVMLDRGEDEDWFNSNFTRTFAVLTLIGIIGAIYWLMYAKKPVVDLHCMKDRNFAISSLLMAGMAMILYGSSVVIPQLAQQDLGYTATWSGLVLSPGAVLIVLTIPLVLKLMPVVQTRWIIAFGFTCLAVSFFWSRTLTPDIDFETLVLFRSAQSIGLGFLFVPLTTIAFISIPRRLNADAAALFTMFRNVAGSIGISLSTAAITERSQAHSAHLAYHASPFNEQFQLAIRESAQAIQNFTTQVGDPTGIATGRLYQTMIEQSRFLAYIDVFTILSVVALLLIPFCLLLSPVKSEGSAGAH
- a CDS encoding aldo/keto reductase codes for the protein MRYQKLGNTGLFVSELCLGTMTFGGEGGMWGKIGQLQQSEAEQLVGRALDAGINFIDTADVYSEGRSEEITGQALKNLKIPRENVVVATKVFGETGMAGVNSRGSSRYHIISSVKESLRRLQLDHIDLYQLHGFDPATPIEETLYALDNLVQHGHVRYIGVSNWAAWQIAKALGISERLGLARFASLQAYYTIAGRDLERELVPMMQSEGVGLMVWSPLAGGLLSGKYGRDGQSEAGGRRLEFDFPPVNKDRAFDCVDVMRTIAESKGVSVAQIALAWLLHQKAVTSVIVGAKRVEQLDDNIAATGIRLSEDELKQLDAVSALPREYPGWMLERQGEYRRNQLAQQ